A genomic region of Catalinimonas niigatensis contains the following coding sequences:
- a CDS encoding type I restriction endonuclease subunit R: MNQIGKSERSTQDRIVKLFKEELCYTYLGDWSEQVRTLPIEEDRLFRFLTDKQGYSSILAKKAIEKLVLTASDLSEGLYNTNKKIYRLLRYGVSVKEELGKLNETVWLIDWIEREKNDFAIAEEVTVRGQHTKRPDVVIYVNGIALGVLELKRSKVGIEQGIRQNLDNQKPEFIQKFHTTMQFVLAGNDTEGLRYGTIETPEKYYLAWKEDCDKDFDYSVDRQLYQLCDKDRFLTIIHDYVVFDRGTKKLSRPNQFFGVTAAQQHVRDRAGGILWHTQGSGKSLMMIMLAKWIHENVTDSRVLIITDRDELDKQIEGKFIDNEEKIYRTKSGKDLLEKLNTKDHWLICSLIHKFGRQAEATDDDFDKYIQELKKSISSDFKAKGDIYVFVDECHRTQSGKLHEAMKVILPDALFIGFTGTPLLKKDKQKSIEIFGPYIGNPYKFNEAVDDGVVLDLLYEARDVDQFITDQQSIDDWFDAETKGMNDLAKIELKKKWGTMQKVLGSKSRLEKIVFDIIKDFKIKPRLSSGDGNAMLVSGSIYQACKYYEIFRNSGFKECAIITSYEPTVKDIKGEETGEGAPTDKLMQYDVYQKMLNGKTPEVFEDEVKNTFIKEPAKMKLLIVVDKLLTGFDAPSATYLYIDKSMQDHGLFQAICRVNRVDTDDKEYGYVVDYKDLFDSLKKSIKDYTSAAFDDFDLDDVNALLSDRYEKSRERLDDALDAVRALCEPVHPKDEPTFIRFFCGNTENKEELKNTEQKRLTLYKLTVSLIRAYAELANEMHKAGYSKAEADKIKEEVDFYANLRETIKVASGDKVDLKRFEPGMRQLMDMYLAANPSRKISDFENEGLVDLIVKVSGHEESNGNRSKKKEEAISETIENNVRKVIIEEQPTNPKFFEKMSQLLDELIAQRKREAIAYEAYLKKIKELAGMIDKPSETNDYPTSLTTKAKRALFDNLDRDEVMALALDNLILSTKLDDWRDGSIREKKLMLAVKDLIKDQAKTNELMKIIKAQDEY; encoded by the coding sequence ATGAATCAAATAGGTAAAAGTGAACGTTCTACCCAAGACCGCATAGTGAAACTATTCAAGGAGGAATTATGCTACACCTATTTAGGTGATTGGAGTGAGCAGGTTCGTACCCTTCCTATTGAGGAAGATCGGCTCTTCCGTTTTCTTACAGATAAGCAAGGTTATTCTTCTATTCTTGCAAAGAAAGCCATTGAAAAGCTAGTCCTAACTGCCTCTGATCTATCTGAAGGACTATACAACACCAATAAAAAGATTTACCGCCTATTGCGCTATGGCGTTTCCGTGAAAGAAGAGTTAGGCAAGCTTAACGAAACCGTATGGCTCATTGACTGGATTGAACGAGAAAAGAATGACTTTGCTATTGCTGAGGAAGTAACCGTTAGAGGCCAGCATACCAAACGGCCCGATGTGGTCATTTATGTGAATGGTATAGCCTTGGGCGTGCTTGAGTTGAAGCGTAGCAAGGTGGGTATCGAACAAGGCATCCGTCAAAACCTCGACAATCAAAAGCCAGAGTTTATTCAGAAGTTTCATACTACCATGCAGTTTGTATTGGCGGGAAATGATACCGAGGGCTTACGCTACGGCACCATTGAAACACCCGAAAAGTATTACCTAGCATGGAAGGAAGATTGCGATAAAGACTTTGATTATTCTGTGGACCGGCAGCTCTATCAGCTATGCGACAAAGATCGTTTCCTCACCATCATTCATGACTATGTAGTATTTGACAGAGGTACTAAAAAGCTTTCACGTCCTAATCAGTTTTTTGGCGTTACCGCTGCACAGCAACATGTAAGAGACAGAGCCGGAGGTATTCTGTGGCATACACAAGGTAGTGGCAAAAGCCTCATGATGATAATGCTAGCCAAGTGGATACATGAAAATGTGACCGATAGCCGCGTGCTCATCATTACCGACCGTGACGAGCTAGATAAGCAGATTGAAGGTAAATTCATTGACAATGAGGAAAAGATATATCGCACCAAAAGCGGTAAAGACTTGCTTGAGAAGCTCAATACTAAAGATCATTGGCTCATCTGTAGCTTAATCCACAAATTTGGCCGTCAGGCAGAAGCCACCGACGATGATTTTGATAAATACATACAAGAACTTAAGAAGAGTATTTCCAGTGATTTTAAGGCTAAAGGAGACATTTATGTCTTTGTGGATGAGTGCCACCGTACCCAATCTGGTAAACTGCATGAAGCCATGAAAGTCATCTTACCGGATGCTTTATTTATTGGTTTCACAGGTACACCTCTACTCAAAAAAGATAAACAAAAGAGTATTGAAATATTCGGGCCTTACATTGGCAATCCATACAAGTTTAATGAAGCAGTAGATGATGGCGTAGTACTGGATTTGCTCTATGAAGCCCGTGATGTTGATCAATTCATTACCGACCAGCAAAGTATAGATGATTGGTTTGATGCCGAAACCAAAGGCATGAACGATCTGGCAAAGATAGAGCTGAAAAAGAAATGGGGAACCATGCAAAAGGTGCTTGGCTCCAAATCCAGATTAGAAAAGATTGTTTTTGATATTATCAAGGATTTTAAGATCAAGCCACGGCTTTCCAGTGGCGATGGAAATGCCATGCTGGTTTCAGGAAGCATTTACCAGGCATGCAAGTATTATGAGATATTCCGAAACTCAGGTTTTAAGGAGTGTGCGATTATTACTTCCTATGAGCCAACTGTTAAAGACATAAAAGGTGAAGAGACCGGAGAAGGAGCACCTACAGATAAACTCATGCAATATGATGTCTATCAAAAAATGCTTAATGGCAAGACTCCTGAAGTTTTTGAAGATGAAGTAAAAAACACCTTCATTAAAGAGCCTGCTAAAATGAAGCTCCTTATCGTGGTAGATAAACTGCTCACTGGCTTTGACGCACCATCAGCCACTTACCTTTATATTGATAAGAGCATGCAGGATCATGGCTTGTTTCAAGCCATTTGCCGTGTAAACCGTGTGGACACGGATGACAAAGAATATGGTTATGTAGTGGATTACAAAGATTTGTTTGATAGCCTAAAGAAATCCATCAAAGACTACACTTCAGCCGCATTTGATGATTTTGATCTGGATGATGTGAATGCCCTTCTTTCAGATAGGTATGAGAAGAGCAGAGAAAGACTTGATGATGCATTAGATGCGGTAAGAGCTTTGTGTGAGCCTGTCCATCCAAAGGATGAGCCAACCTTCATTCGCTTCTTCTGTGGTAACACCGAAAATAAAGAAGAACTCAAAAACACTGAACAAAAACGACTTACACTTTATAAGCTGACTGTTTCCCTCATTCGAGCTTATGCCGAGCTAGCCAATGAAATGCATAAGGCCGGTTATTCCAAAGCAGAAGCTGATAAGATCAAAGAAGAAGTGGACTTCTATGCCAACTTAAGGGAAACCATCAAAGTAGCGAGTGGCGACAAAGTGGATCTAAAACGCTTTGAGCCAGGCATGCGCCAGTTAATGGATATGTATCTGGCTGCTAATCCAAGCCGTAAAATCTCAGATTTTGAAAATGAAGGCCTTGTGGATCTAATTGTTAAAGTCAGCGGACATGAAGAATCCAATGGTAACAGGAGCAAAAAGAAAGAAGAAGCTATCTCAGAAACTATTGAGAACAATGTTCGGAAGGTAATTATTGAAGAACAGCCTACCAACCCCAAATTTTTTGAGAAAATGTCTCAACTGCTGGACGAACTCATAGCACAGCGTAAGAGAGAGGCAATTGCCTATGAAGCCTATCTTAAGAAAATCAAAGAATTGGCTGGTATGATTGATAAGCCGTCTGAAACCAATGATTATCCGACCTCTCTAACCACCAAAGCTAAAAGGGCCCTCTTCGACAATTTGGATAGGGATGAAGTCATGGCTTTGGCATTAGACAACCTTATTCTGAGTACTAAGCTAGATGATTGGCGTGACGGAAGTATCCGAGAGAAAAAGTTAATGCTTGCAGTAAAAGATTTGATTAAAGACCAAGCAAAAACAAATGAATTGATGAAAATAATCAAGGCCCAAGATGAGTACTAA
- a CDS encoding M48 family metallopeptidase has protein sequence MSTNNEQLHIANLDIDVVRKDIKNMHLAVYPPTGRIRLAAPTRTDDEVIRLFAISKLAWIKRHIKNFKEQARETPRDYISGESHYFEGRRYLINVIEHDGWNKVEIKNLKEINLFVKTGSTKAQRAKVLKEWYRKQLKSQIPEILEKWEKVINVKANEWGVKHMRTKWGTCNTKEKRIWINLELAKKPKNCLEYIIVHELVHLLERSHNDRFIALINKYMPKWRAHRDELNRLPVSHTDWGY, from the coding sequence ATGAGTACTAACAACGAGCAATTACATATCGCTAACCTTGATATTGATGTGGTCAGAAAAGACATTAAGAATATGCACCTTGCGGTCTATCCTCCTACAGGAAGGATTAGGCTTGCGGCGCCCACTCGAACAGATGATGAGGTAATCCGCTTGTTTGCTATCTCAAAGCTGGCATGGATCAAGCGTCACATAAAAAACTTCAAAGAGCAAGCAAGAGAAACTCCCCGAGATTATATTTCAGGCGAGAGTCATTATTTTGAAGGTAGACGATACTTGATCAATGTAATAGAACATGATGGCTGGAATAAAGTTGAAATCAAAAATCTTAAAGAGATCAACCTATTCGTAAAAACCGGAAGTACAAAAGCTCAAAGGGCTAAAGTTCTCAAAGAATGGTATCGCAAGCAACTTAAATCCCAGATCCCTGAAATCCTTGAAAAATGGGAAAAAGTGATAAATGTAAAAGCCAATGAATGGGGCGTAAAGCACATGCGCACCAAGTGGGGCACTTGCAACACCAAGGAAAAAAGAATTTGGATAAATCTGGAGCTGGCTAAGAAGCCCAAGAACTGCCTGGAGTACATCATTGTGCATGAACTTGTGCATCTTCTGGAAAGAAGCCATAACGATCGCTTCATTGCACTGATAAACAAGTATATGCCAAAATGGAGAGCACACAGAGACGAGTTAAACAGACTCCCTGTGTCACATACTGATTGGGGGTATTGA
- a CDS encoding transglutaminase-like domain-containing protein produces the protein MQAAKRQIQSGKQYDKYFPKPKGLRQIIVKEGGSVEETVALCQKVVAETLSETRQIAPLLQGKTYEETARNIWQFIVTHIQYTLDNRAGDVGAVERVRTPARSWHDRKNGSDCEDYSIFISSVLTNLGIPHSFRITKYNGKSHWQHIYVIIPRESGYITCDPVVDYRFNYEVPYSQKKDYQMPLLQKRLGLSGLEDRAANRTLCCTAGIDAAEFAEQEILAGLPAVRLPIDPKEVKPLNGVAQYATARNITFLAGTSVLLYFLLHKKSK, from the coding sequence ATGCAGGCAGCAAAAAGGCAGATACAGTCAGGAAAGCAGTACGACAAGTACTTTCCTAAACCCAAAGGGCTCAGGCAGATCATTGTCAAAGAAGGGGGGAGTGTAGAAGAAACGGTGGCGCTCTGTCAAAAAGTGGTGGCGGAAACGCTTTCTGAAACCAGGCAGATTGCTCCGCTTTTGCAAGGAAAGACTTACGAAGAAACAGCAAGGAACATCTGGCAGTTTATCGTTACCCACATTCAGTACACGCTGGACAATCGTGCAGGTGATGTTGGAGCAGTAGAAAGGGTAAGAACACCCGCCCGTAGCTGGCATGATCGCAAAAACGGATCAGACTGTGAAGACTATTCTATATTTATCAGCTCAGTACTGACCAATCTGGGCATTCCTCACTCATTCAGGATTACCAAGTACAACGGTAAATCCCACTGGCAGCACATCTATGTCATCATTCCAAGAGAATCCGGATACATAACTTGTGATCCGGTGGTAGACTACCGCTTCAATTACGAGGTACCCTACAGCCAGAAGAAGGATTACCAAATGCCCCTTTTGCAAAAGAGATTGGGCTTATCAGGACTAGAAGATCGCGCGGCGAACCGTACACTCTGCTGTACTGCGGGAATAGATGCGGCTGAGTTTGCCGAGCAAGAAATCTTAGCAGGCTTACCAGCTGTCAGATTGCCTATTGATCCTAAAGAAGTGAAACCCTTAAACGGAGTAGCCCAATACGCCACAGCCAGGAATATTACCTTTTTAGCGGGTACCAGCGTGCTTTTATACTTTCTGTTACACAAAAAGAGTAAATAA
- a CDS encoding glycoside hydrolase family 108 protein: MSFETAFTHLMQFEGNYAHVVGDMGGETYQGVARRFHPHWSGWVTIDEYKAKHGPLKRNHYIPDQELDQKVRAFYLSNYWHEIYCSKIIDERVAHLMFDFYVHSGHVGMKVVQRCVNQLLDRDVLKVDGIIGKVSLSWINQIPGDLLHDLVKERRRDYLEGLASRPGQAKFLKGWMRRVDSFPTLT, from the coding sequence ATGAGCTTTGAAACAGCATTTACCCACCTCATGCAATTTGAAGGCAATTATGCCCATGTAGTAGGTGATATGGGTGGGGAAACCTATCAAGGAGTTGCCAGGCGCTTTCATCCGCATTGGAGTGGATGGGTGACAATTGATGAGTATAAAGCCAAGCACGGACCACTAAAAAGGAATCACTACATTCCTGATCAGGAGCTGGATCAGAAAGTGAGAGCATTTTATCTATCTAACTACTGGCATGAGATCTATTGCAGCAAAATCATAGACGAAAGGGTAGCCCACCTCATGTTTGACTTCTATGTACACAGTGGTCATGTAGGGATGAAAGTCGTACAGCGCTGTGTCAACCAGCTTTTAGACCGGGACGTGCTTAAAGTAGATGGCATCATTGGCAAAGTATCGCTCTCCTGGATCAATCAAATACCAGGGGATCTGCTCCATGACCTTGTCAAAGAACGCAGAAGAGATTATTTAGAAGGACTCGCTTCACGGCCAGGCCAGGCTAAATTCTTAAAAGGCTGGATGAGACGCGTTGATTCATTTCCTACTTTAACTTAA